One genomic region from Bactrocera tryoni isolate S06 chromosome 3, CSIRO_BtryS06_freeze2, whole genome shotgun sequence encodes:
- the LOC120772075 gene encoding alpha-amylase-related protein-like, with translation MTNSNILGHLALILLLLSGIIEAQHEPHWWGNRNTIVHLFEWKWADIAKECEEFLAPRGFAGVQVSPVAENVVIAGRPWWERYQPISYKLVTRSGNEAEFADMVRRCNNVGVRIYVDVLLNHMSASHEGTVQGTGGSIANPCAKDFPAVPYGEIDFHPSCDIYDWNDRFQIQNCELVSLKDLDQSSEWVRERLVEFLDHLIQLGVAGFRVDAAKHMPAEDLKIIYDRVRDLNIAHGFPHNARPFIYQEVIDHGHETVDKYEYSPLGAVTEFRFSEEIGGAFRGYNQLKWLRNWGPEWSFLPAEHALVFVDNHDNQRDGGNVLTYKNAKQYKMATAFALAYPYGITRVMSSFDFQDRDQAPPADENEQILSPQFDEDGGCVNGWVCEHRWRQIYNMVGFKNAVRGTVVSNWWDNDDNQIAFCRGNRGFIAFNGNGWDLKERLQTCLPAGVYCDVISGALVNGECTSKTVVVDDWGYADIDLGADEFDGILALHVNAKL, from the exons ATGACGAATAGCAATATTTTGGGTCACTTAGCACTCATCCTGCTCCTACTCAGCGGCATAATCGAGGCACAACACGAGCCACACTGGTGGGGTAATCGCAACACTATTGTACATCTCTTCGAATGGAAGTGGGCGGATATAGCGAAGGAGTGTGAAGAGTTTTTAGCGCCACGCGGCTTTGCTGGCGTGCAG GTCTCGCCCGTCGCTGAAAATGTAGTGATCGCTGGACGACCGTGGTGGGAGCGTTATCAACCGATCTCTTACAAGCTAGTTACACGTTCCGGCAATGAAGCCGAGTTCGCTGATATGGTGCGCAGATGCAACAACGTCGGCGTGCGTATTTATGTCGATGTGCTGCTCAATCATATGTCCGCCTCACATGAGGGCACTGTGCAAGGCACAGGCGGCTCGATTGCCAATCCATGTGCGAAGGATTTCCCTGCTGTGCCCTACGGTGAAATAGACTTTCATCCAAGCTGTGATATTTATGACTGGAATGACCGTTTTCAAATACAGAACTGTGAACTAGTTAGTCTAAAAGATTTGGATCAGAGTAGTGAATGGGTGCGCGAACGTCTCGTGGAGTTCCTCGATCATTTGATTCAGTTAGGTGTGGCGGGTTTCCGTGTGGATGCCGCCAAGCATATGCCGGCAGAAGATTTGAAG ATCATCTATGATCGTGTACGCGATCTCAACATCGCACATGGCTTCCCACACAATGCGCGTCCTTTCATCTATCAGGAAGTCATCGATCATGGTCACGAAACTGTGGATAAATATGAGTACAGCCCGCTAGGCGCTGTGACGGAATTTCGTTTCTCGGAAGAAATAGGTGGCGCTTTTCGTGGTTATAATCAACTTAAGTGGCTGCGCAACTGGGGTCCCGAGTGGAGTTTCTTACCCGCGGAACACGCTTTAGTCTTTGTCGATAATCATGATAATCAACGCGACGGTGGCAATGTGCTCACATATAAGAATGCCAAGCAATACAAAATGGCTACCGCATTCGCATTAGCCTACCCATACGGCATAACGCGCGTAATGAGCTCTTTTGATTTCCAAGATCGAGATCAGGCACCACCAGCCGATGAAAATGAGCAAATACTCTCACCGCAGTTCGACGAAGATGGCGGTTGTGTTAATGGTTGGGTGTGTGAGCATCGCTGGCGTCAAATCTATAATATGGTGGGCTTCAAGAATGCAGTGCGCGGCACCGTAGTGTCCAATTGGTGGGACAATGACGATAATCAAATTGCCTTCTGTCGTGGCAATCGTGGTTTTATAGCCTTCAATGGCAATGGGTGGGATCTGAAGGAGCGTTTACAAACTTGTCTGCCTGCGGGTGTTTATTGTGATGTGATCTCTGGTGCGCTGGTGAATGGAGAATGTACGAGTAAAACGGTGGTTGTGGACGACTGGGGTTATGCTGATATTGATTTGGGAGCTGATGAGTTCGATGGCATTTTAGCTTTACATGTGAATGCGAAGTTGTAG